Genomic window (Streptomyces sp. NBC_00078):
TGGAGCAGATCTTCGACATCCCGGGGCTCGGCCGCACCACCCTCCAGGCCGCCCTCGCCCAGGACCTGCCGGTCCTGCAGGCCGGAACCCTTCTCCTCGTACTGCTGGCCGCCGCGTCCGCGGCCGCATCCCGACTCGCGGCCCGATGGCTGATCGGACCCGCTGAACGCGACGGGACGCTGTCGTCCCTGCACCGGCCACGGTCGCCCGTCCGCGGGATCCAGGTCCTCGCCTACGGTGGCTTGCTGCTCGCCGTCATCGCGCTCGGCCTGCCCCGCGACCCGCTCGCCCTCGACGCCGGGGTGCGACTCCAACCTCCGTCCTGGACGCACCCGTTCGGCACCGACGCGCTCGGCCGGGACATGCTCGCCCGGGTCGCCCACGGTGCCCTCGACACCCTCCTGCTCACCCTCGCGATCGGTGCCGTGGCCCTGCTCATCGGCGTACTGCTGGGGCTGTTGCCCCGTCTGTCCGGGCCCCTGGTCGACACCGTCAATGCCGTCCCACCGGTGCTCGGCGCACTCCTCGTCACCGCCGTCGCGGGCAGCGGACCGGCCACGCCCGCGCTCGCCGTGAGTGCCGTCGCCTGGGCGCCCCTCGCCGTGCACACCTCCGCGCTGCTGCGGCAGGAACGCGCCGCCCTGCACATCACCGCCACCCGGGGCCTCGGCGCGGGCCGCCGATACCTGCTCCGCCACGAGCTGCTGCCCGCCGTCCTGCCGCCCGTCACCCGCCACGCCCTGCTGCGCCTGCCCGGCACCGCCCTCGCGCTCGCCTCGCTCGCCTTCCTCGGTCTGGGCGCTCAGCCGCCCTCCCCGGAATGGGGCCTGCTGCTCGCCGAGAACCAGCCCTACGCCGAACGCGCCCCCTGGGCGGTCGTCGCCCCCGCCGCCGTCCTCGCCCTGCTCGGCGCGCTGGCGGTCAGCGCGG
Coding sequences:
- a CDS encoding ABC transporter permease subunit, coding for MRPRITALVWRAGLALALVCGIGLLPWLSRADPARTVLRARSAERDATPQVLADIRAQLGLDDGPSRLLGRWADGLWRGDAGRSWISGTEVTPAVLQALGVSLLLMAVALAVAVLTAGLVCAPTLARQGGRRRAGGGGSAVLAALPEFLTASVLATVVGVQLGWLPALGWYGPRWAVLPALALGLPAGAVLGRLLDDLLPGAFAEPWALAATARGLRRRTIARQAVRRCVPGLLPNAGLFVVGLTGGSVAVEQIFDIPGLGRTTLQAALAQDLPVLQAGTLLLVLLAAASAAASRLAARWLIGPAERDGTLSSLHRPRSPVRGIQVLAYGGLLLAVIALGLPRDPLALDAGVRLQPPSWTHPFGTDALGRDMLARVAHGALDTLLLTLAIGAVALLIGVLLGLLPRLSGPLVDTVNAVPPVLGALLVTAVAGSGPATPALAVSAVAWAPLAVHTSALLRQERAALHITATRGLGAGRRYLLRHELLPAVLPPVTRHALLRLPGTALALASLAFLGLGAQPPSPEWGLLLAENQPYAERAPWAVVAPAAVLALLGALAVSAGGGVRRPRRRTTEGAGAAEQPSRTGELVGRVAA